In Euphorbia lathyris chromosome 9, ddEupLath1.1, whole genome shotgun sequence, the following are encoded in one genomic region:
- the LOC136205560 gene encoding xyloglucan endotransglucosylase protein 34, translating to MASFLWNLSLVLLFSVSATMGAPARRPVAVPFGRNYMPTWAFDHIKYFNGGSEIQLHLDKYTGTGFQSKGSYLFGHFSMQIKMVPGDSAGTVTAFYLSSQNSEHDEIDFEFLGNRSGQPYILQTNVFTGGKGDREQRIYLWFDPTAAYHSYSVLWNMYQIVFMVDDIPIRIFKNCKDLGVKFPFNQPMKIYSSLWNADDWATRGGLEKTDWSKAPFIASYRGFHVDGCEASVEAKFCATQGKRWWDQKEFQDLDGYQYRRLKWVRLKHTIYNYCTDRQRYPTLPPECRMDRDI from the exons ATGGCTTCGTTTCTGTGGAATCTGTCTCTGGTTTTGCTGTTTTCGGTTTCGGCAACAATGGGAGCTCCGGCGAGGCGGCCGGTAGCTGTGCCGTTCGGCAGGAATTACATGCCGACTTGGGCGTTTGATCATATTAAGTACTTTAATGGCGGTTCTGAGATTCAGCTCCATTTGGATAAATATACTG GCACTGGATTCCAATCGAAAGGTTCATATTTGTTCGGACATTTCAGTATGCAAATAAAGATGGTTCCTGGAGATTCAGCTGGAACTGTTACTGCTTTCTAT TTATCGTCTCAAAACTCAGAGCACGATGAGATAGATTTCGAGTTCTTAGGCAACCGGAGCGGGCAGCCGTACATTTTACAGACGAATGTGTTCACCGGCGGGAAGGGTGACAGAGAACAAAGGATTTATCTCTGGTTTGATCCAACCGCAGCATACCACTCCTACTCTGTGCTATGGAACATGTATCAGATAGT GTTTATGGTGGATGACATTCCAATCAGAATATTCAAAAACTGCAAGGACTTAGGTGTAAAATTCCCATTTAACCAACCAATGAAAATATACTCAAGTCTATGGAACGCAGATGATTGGGCCACGAGAGGTGGATTGGAAAAGACCGATTGGTCCAAGGCTCCTTTCATTGCATCATACAGAGGTTTCCACGTGGATGGCTGTGAAGCTTCGGTAGAAGCAAAGTTCTGTGCTACTCAAGGTAAGAGATGGTGGGACCAGAAAGAGTTTCAAGATCTTGATGGGTATCAATATAGAAGGCTTAAGTGGGTCCGGTTGAAGCATACGATCTATAATTATTGTACTGATCGACAACGATACCCTACACTTCCTCCGGAATGCAGGATGGACAGGGACATTTGA